The genomic interval TTCAAACGGTCCAGTTAATTGCTGCTGAGGATACACGTCACAGCGCTAAGCTGCTGGAACATTTTCACATCAAAACACCTTTGCTGGCCTACCACGATCACAGCGACAGCAAGCGCACCCAGTATTTGATCGAGAAATTACGCGCGGGTGAGAGTATTGCCTTGATATCTGATGCCGGCACCCCGCTGGTGTCTGACCCAGGCTATCAGTTGGTTGCCGCCGCGCAAGCCGCTGGTGTGCGGGTTGTGCCAATTCCCGGTGCCTGTGCCTTGATTGCGGCGCTGGCGGCCTCTGGTTTGGCGTCGGATAGATTCAGTTTCGAGGGCTTCTTACCGGCCAAGCAGGTAGCTCGGCAAAAGCGCTTGGCTGAGCTGGTGGGCAATACCGGCACCACGATTTTCTATGAGGCGCCGCACCGCATCCTTGAATCTTTGCAAGATGTCGTTGCCGTTTTTGGCGCCGAAAGGCCGGTGGTGGTGGCGCGCGAGTTAACCAAAACCTTCGAGACGTTTTTAACCGGCAGCGCGGCGGACGTGCTGGCACAGGTGGCAGCCGATTCAAATCAACAGCGCGGCGAAATTGTCTTATTAGTACAGGGCGCACCTAAGCCGGACGCCGCCGCGCTAGATTCGGAGGCCACTCGGATCATGGCACTGTTGGCCGCTGAATTGCCGCCCAAAAAAGCCAGCGCGCTCGCCGAGAACATTACCGGTGTGAAAAAAAAGCAACTGTACCAGTGGTATGTGGATCAAAAGTAAGTAATTACGCATAAATTTTTATGTACAGAAAGCGTTGTTTAATTAAAATTTAAGTGGATGTTTTAGGGCGCATATCAGCGCAGTAAATATATCCGTCGCGCCTAAAAAGGATGTTGTATGGCAAAATCGACGAGAAGTAAAAATCGGCTTTTTTATTCCGCTGCCGATGAAGTAGAACACGCAAAATACCCCGATGACGTCTTGTGCGGCAACCCTCAGTTGTGCTCCTCGGCCTATCGTTTGGCCTATACCGATCAAGATTTCATGTTGAGCGAAGAGCTTCGGCCGGTGCGTTTGATGTTGGAGCTTAGCAAACCCGAGGCGGTGTTACAGGCCTTGGGTGTTAATCAAACGGTGGTGATTTTCGGTAGCGCTCGAACGCCCGATCTCGAGACAGCGCAGAATCTTGTCGAACAGCTAACCGAGCAAGGTTGCCGCGATCAACAATTGCTTGCAAAGGCGCAAGTGAATTTACGCAATGCCCGTTTTTATGAGCAGGCCAGAGAGTTAGCAAGCTTGATAGCGCGCGAGTCACCAGCCAGTGCCAGCGGTGAGTTGCATGTTATTACCGGCGGTGGGCCAGGGGTGATGGAAGGCGCTAACAGGGGAGCATCTGAAGCTCAGGCTAAGTCGGTTGGTTTAAATATTGTATTGCCGCACGAGCAGTACCCGAACCCCTATATTTCACCGGAGCTGTGCTTCCGGTTTCACTACTTTGCCATGCGCAAAATGCATTTTTTGATGCGCGCCAAAGCGCTGGTGGTATTTCCCGGCGGTTTCGGTACCTTGGATGAGTTATTCGAGGCGCTAACTTTGGTGCAAACCGACAAAATTAAGCCGCTGCCTATTTTAATCTTTGGTCGAGAATTTTGGTCGCGGTTACTTAATTTTGAGGTGTTGGTGCAGGAGGGCATGATAAGCCCTGACGATGTTAACTTATTTCAGTTTGTTGATACGCCGGAGCAGGCCTGGCAGATTATTCAAGCCAGTTTGGCTCAGTTGTAGCCACGCATAAAAAACGGGAAGCTAGGCTTCCCGTTTTTTATGCGAGCGTGGTGTTAAAAACGCATGGTACCTTGAAGGGCGATGCTGCGGGGTCTTTCGTAGAAGCTGTAATAGGCGGTGCCGGTGCCACCGGTTAATGTGGTAGAAACGGGCAATTGATTACCGAAGGTAGCGATAGATTCATCGGTTAAGTTTTTGCCCACCAGTGCGACATCCCACATACCATCCTGAGAGCCAACCGCTAAGCGTAGGTTTAACTTGGCGTAGGCATCTTGTTTAAGGTTTGGGTCAAGGGTGGGTGAGGTGTAGTAAGCATCGCTAAAATTTACATCGCCGGTTATGCGCCACTCTAAATTATCACCCATGGGCTGACTGTAATCAGCTGACACGGTGCCCTGAAACTCGGGAGCGAACTCGCGTGACTCTCCTTTTAAGTCACACAGGCCTGGGTTGGTTGCGCTGTTTGAGGTTTGCCCAAAATAGCATTGGCTGTTGGGGAACTCGTCGTAGACAAAATCTAAATATCCAATGGAACCGCTAAGTGTTAGCCCCGTAGCGACCAGCCAGCGGCCATCGAGTTCTACACCTTGGGTAGTCGCCTCGCCGGCGTTGGTGACGTTGAAACCGAGAACACCATCGAACTGACTGGTTTGCATGTCGGTAATTTGGGTACGAAATGCGGCAATGTTAAGTTCTGCAGCGCCATCGGCGAGGGTCATTTTGCTGCCAATTTCAAAGCTCTTGGCTTGTTCTTCTTCGTATTCAAATACGCCAACCAAGTCTTCTGCCCCTCGGGTTGCGTTTACAACTGCAGGGTCTGGGTGAGCGTTTGAGCGAACATCGAAGCCTCCGGATTTAAAGCCTTCTGTGTATGTTGCGTAAAGCATTATGTCGTCTGTGATATCCCACTGTAATGTAATTAACGGTGTGAATTTACCTTCGGAGCGGTTATCGGCGATTGGTTGATATGGCTCTATTTTAAATAAGCCGTACAAAATATTGTAATAGTTTGGTGGTAGTGGAGTTCCTGTAGGCTGTTCCATGCCTCCAGCCACGTGATATTGGCGGCGTGTTGCATCTTTATCTTCGGTTGTGTAGCGACCGCCAGCGGTCAGCCGCCAGTCATCAGAAATATTCCACGTCACTTGGGCGAAAGCAGCCCAAAGTTCGGAGTCTTGTGTGAAGTCCCTTTGTGATGATGTGTTCGCTAAAAGTGGAGCGATCGCTTGCAATGAAGGTGGACTGCTTGGGCCAGCTAACGCAATGGGCAGAAGGCTGTTGCTTGGAATCCGAATGGCGTCGTCAAATGTCATTTCACTACTTTGATAAAAAAGGCCTCCAATATAATCTACAGTTTCACCGCCTGGTGAGGCTATACGGATTTCTTGGCTAAATTGTTTGAAATCCTCTCTGCTGTCTGCAGTGAAAATGGTTGCACCCGTAAAATCGCAATCGCAGTCTTCTTCGTAATCGTAAGCGTTGTAGCCTGATATAGCGGTTAAAGTATGCTCTCCAAGAGCATAGTCGATTGTTAACGTGGCATTTTCCGTGTTGTTATTGGAGTAGTCACCGTTAGACTGTCTTTTAAAGTCCTGCTCAGTGTCTAGGGCGTATTGACCGCCTATTAGAACTGAAAGAATTGCAGCGTAGGGTGTGCCGCCTGGTAGCTCGGTAGCGTTTATAGGCTCTAAGTTTCGCCCTTTGGTATCAAAAGAACCGGTCTCGAGCTTCAGGTTAACGGTTAGATCCTCTGAGGCATCCCATTTCAATTGACCGCGAATAACCTGCTCTTTATCGCCTGATTCATCACGGTCGAGCGTGGTGTTTTCGTAGTAACCATCCATGTCGCGCCCCATAAGGGATAAGCGGCCGGATAGCGTGTCGGTTAACGGCCCTGAGAGCACAACCCGCAAGTCCTTTTCACCGTGGCTAGGCTCATAGAGAGCAGTAACCTGACCTTCAAACTCTTCGGTGGGTTTGGCCGTTACCATGCTGATGGCGCCACCGATGGAGTTTTTACCGAATAAAATACTTTGCGGGCCGCGCAAGACTTCTACCCGTTCGAGATCCATAAAGGGTGCGCGCGCCAGCTGTGCGCGTCCGTAATAGACGCCATCCACATACTGGCCCACGGATTGTTCGAAACCTTGGTTAATACCCGAGCTGATACCGCGGATGGCAATAATAGTGCCGATACCTGTTTGGTTCATGGTCAGGTTGGGTACGTAGGCGGTCATGCCTTCGAGGTTGGTGATGCCAGCCTCCTCCATTTTTGCGCCCGAGACGGCGTTGACTGAAATCGGGACATCCTGCAGGCGCTCGACCCGCTTTTGTGCGGTAACGACGACTTCCTCGAGGACAAGGTCTTGTGCCGTCGCGGCGCTCGCAATGACCGCGCTAATAGCTAGGGGTAGAAAATTTTTGAGTGGTTTGATCATGCTGCTCTCCGGCGTTTTTTATATTATTTGAATGGTGTTTCAAGCATGTGCAGTTGGAGTATGCCGCTGGCGTTTGGGTTTGCCTATAGCATTGCGTCCAATTTACCCATTAAAAGATAGACTAAACCGGCGAAGTTGGTACATAGGCTGAAATTAGCAGTTGAATTGAGGTGCCAGCTTGATTATTGTGAGCGCGAGCCAGCTAGACAGTCGCTCCCGCAAGGGGGAGGAAAGTCCGGGCTCCACAGGGTAGAGTGCCAGGTAACGCCTGGGAGGCGCGAGCCTACGGAAAGTGCAACAGAAAATAAACCGCCTAAGCGCGCAAGCGCCGGTAAGGTTGAAATGGTGCGGTAAGAGCGCACCGCGCAGCTGGTAACAGTCTGTGGCTAGGTAAACCCCACTCGGAGCAAGATCAAATAGGCCTTCTATAGTGCGACCCGTGCTGAAGGCGGGTAGATTGCTTGAGGCAGATGGTGACATCTGTCCCAGATGAATGACTGTCCACGACAGAACCCGGCTTACCGGCTGGCTCAACGCTTTATTTGAGTGCTTGCGTCCTCAGGGCGCAAGCAGCTCATACTCTTTAGTTATATTCCTCATGTTTCTTAATACGAAAGGGTTGCACACTTAAAGTGATACATTAAGTGTTGCTGCTATCTCTCTGATTTTTAAAAGTTAAACCCTCCTGCAGTCTGTTGTTTGGTTGCATCTTCGTAACCTTTCCCTGCATTTTTCGCGACTTTACGGCCTAGTTCACGTCACTTTGCTTGACTTTAAAGTGCGCGGATTTATAGTGTGTGAATGTGGGAAAAAGTGGATAAAAGTGGAATTTAGTGGTTTGAAACGACTCTTAGGTGGGAAATAGTGTTTCTCGGCAGCCATACCATCAGCATGGACGCGAAAGGGCGTCTGGCGATTCCAGCGCGTATTCGCGAAACGCTGGTAGAAGTGTGTGGCGGTCGATTGGTGGTTACTGCTCACACCGAAGAGCGCTGTTTGTTGGTTTATCCCGAACCTCAGTGGTTAGAAATTCTGCCCAAAATTGAAGCTTTGCCCAGCTTTAACAAGATTGCGCGTCGCACACAGCGACTGTTGATCGGTTATGCCACGCCACTCGATGTCGACGCCAATGGCCGGGTGTTGCTGCCACCCACCCTGCGCGAGTATGCGCAGCTCGACAAGAAATTGATGTT from Simiduia curdlanivorans carries:
- a CDS encoding TIGR00730 family Rossman fold protein, whose product is MAKSTRSKNRLFYSAADEVEHAKYPDDVLCGNPQLCSSAYRLAYTDQDFMLSEELRPVRLMLELSKPEAVLQALGVNQTVVIFGSARTPDLETAQNLVEQLTEQGCRDQQLLAKAQVNLRNARFYEQARELASLIARESPASASGELHVITGGGPGVMEGANRGASEAQAKSVGLNIVLPHEQYPNPYISPELCFRFHYFAMRKMHFLMRAKALVVFPGGFGTLDELFEALTLVQTDKIKPLPILIFGREFWSRLLNFEVLVQEGMISPDDVNLFQFVDTPEQAWQIIQASLAQL
- the mraZ gene encoding division/cell wall cluster transcriptional repressor MraZ, producing the protein MFLGSHTISMDAKGRLAIPARIRETLVEVCGGRLVVTAHTEERCLLVYPEPQWLEILPKIEALPSFNKIARRTQRLLIGYATPLDVDANGRVLLPPTLREYAQLDKKLMLVGQGKKLELWSEEGWQNWLDADADGGEMPDEMQSLSL
- the rsmI gene encoding 16S rRNA (cytidine(1402)-2'-O)-methyltransferase, coding for MTEPTLYVVATPIGNLGDMVPRAVETLQTVQLIAAEDTRHSAKLLEHFHIKTPLLAYHDHSDSKRTQYLIEKLRAGESIALISDAGTPLVSDPGYQLVAAAQAAGVRVVPIPGACALIAALAASGLASDRFSFEGFLPAKQVARQKRLAELVGNTGTTIFYEAPHRILESLQDVVAVFGAERPVVVARELTKTFETFLTGSAADVLAQVAADSNQQRGEIVLLVQGAPKPDAAALDSEATRIMALLAAELPPKKASALAENITGVKKKQLYQWYVDQK
- a CDS encoding TonB-dependent receptor, with translation MIKPLKNFLPLAISAVIASAATAQDLVLEEVVVTAQKRVERLQDVPISVNAVSGAKMEEAGITNLEGMTAYVPNLTMNQTGIGTIIAIRGISSGINQGFEQSVGQYVDGVYYGRAQLARAPFMDLERVEVLRGPQSILFGKNSIGGAISMVTAKPTEEFEGQVTALYEPSHGEKDLRVVLSGPLTDTLSGRLSLMGRDMDGYYENTTLDRDESGDKEQVIRGQLKWDASEDLTVNLKLETGSFDTKGRNLEPINATELPGGTPYAAILSVLIGGQYALDTEQDFKRQSNGDYSNNNTENATLTIDYALGEHTLTAISGYNAYDYEEDCDCDFTGATIFTADSREDFKQFSQEIRIASPGGETVDYIGGLFYQSSEMTFDDAIRIPSNSLLPIALAGPSSPPSLQAIAPLLANTSSQRDFTQDSELWAAFAQVTWNISDDWRLTAGGRYTTEDKDATRRQYHVAGGMEQPTGTPLPPNYYNILYGLFKIEPYQPIADNRSEGKFTPLITLQWDITDDIMLYATYTEGFKSGGFDVRSNAHPDPAVVNATRGAEDLVGVFEYEEEQAKSFEIGSKMTLADGAAELNIAAFRTQITDMQTSQFDGVLGFNVTNAGEATTQGVELDGRWLVATGLTLSGSIGYLDFVYDEFPNSQCYFGQTSNSATNPGLCDLKGESREFAPEFQGTVSADYSQPMGDNLEWRITGDVNFSDAYYTSPTLDPNLKQDAYAKLNLRLAVGSQDGMWDVALVGKNLTDESIATFGNQLPVSTTLTGGTGTAYYSFYERPRSIALQGTMRF